One genomic window of Salvelinus alpinus chromosome 9, SLU_Salpinus.1, whole genome shotgun sequence includes the following:
- the LOC139530783 gene encoding protein max-like isoform X8 → MSDNEDIDVDSDADKRAHHNALERKRRDHIKDSFSSLRDSVPVLQGEKASRAQILDKATDYIQYMRRKNHTHQQDIDDLKKQNAMLEQQVRALEKAKGNTTLQANYSSSDSSWYTNPKGSTVSAFDGGSDSSSESETEEPANRKKLRVEPI, encoded by the exons GCTGACAAACGAGCACATCACAATGCGCTGGAGCGCAAACGTAGGGACCACATTAAAGACAGCTTCAGCAGTTTACGGGACTCTGTGCCGGTGTTACAAGGGGAGAAG GCTTCCCGAGCTCAGATCCTAGACAAAGCCACAGACTACATCCAGTACATGAGACGGAAAAACCACACACACCAGCAGGACATTGACGACCTGAAGAAGCAGAATGCAATGCTAGAGCAGCAGG TCCGTGCACTGGAGAAGGCCAAAGGGAACACTACTCTCCAGGCCAACTACTCTTCCTCTGACAGCAGCTGGTACACCAACCCCAAGGGGAGCACAGTGTCTGCCTTCGATGGAGGCTCCGACTCCAGCTCTGAATCAGAGACAGAGGAGCCGGCCAATAGAAAGAAGCTGCGTGTGGAGCCCATCTAG
- the LOC139530783 gene encoding protein max-like isoform X7, whose protein sequence is MSDNEDIDVDSDADKRAHHNALERKRRDHIKDSFSSLRDSVPVLQGEKVSEASRAQILDKATDYIQYMRRKNHTHQQDIDDLKKQNAMLEQQVRALEKAKGNTTLQANYSSSDSSWYTNPKGSTVSAFDGGSDSSSESETEEPANRKKLRVEPI, encoded by the exons GCTGACAAACGAGCACATCACAATGCGCTGGAGCGCAAACGTAGGGACCACATTAAAGACAGCTTCAGCAGTTTACGGGACTCTGTGCCGGTGTTACAAGGGGAGAAGGTTAGTGAA GCTTCCCGAGCTCAGATCCTAGACAAAGCCACAGACTACATCCAGTACATGAGACGGAAAAACCACACACACCAGCAGGACATTGACGACCTGAAGAAGCAGAATGCAATGCTAGAGCAGCAGG TCCGTGCACTGGAGAAGGCCAAAGGGAACACTACTCTCCAGGCCAACTACTCTTCCTCTGACAGCAGCTGGTACACCAACCCCAAGGGGAGCACAGTGTCTGCCTTCGATGGAGGCTCCGACTCCAGCTCTGAATCAGAGACAGAGGAGCCGGCCAATAGAAAGAAGCTGCGTGTGGAGCCCATCTAG
- the LOC139530783 gene encoding protein max-like isoform X6 encodes MSDNEDIDVDSDADKRAHHNALERKRRDHIKDSFSSLRDSVPVLQGEKQSVKQASRAQILDKATDYIQYMRRKNHTHQQDIDDLKKQNAMLEQQVRALEKAKGNTTLQANYSSSDSSWYTNPKGSTVSAFDGGSDSSSESETEEPANRKKLRVEPI; translated from the exons GCTGACAAACGAGCACATCACAATGCGCTGGAGCGCAAACGTAGGGACCACATTAAAGACAGCTTCAGCAGTTTACGGGACTCTGTGCCGGTGTTACAAGGGGAGAAG CAATCTGTCAAACAGGCTTCCCGAGCTCAGATCCTAGACAAAGCCACAGACTACATCCAGTACATGAGACGGAAAAACCACACACACCAGCAGGACATTGACGACCTGAAGAAGCAGAATGCAATGCTAGAGCAGCAGG TCCGTGCACTGGAGAAGGCCAAAGGGAACACTACTCTCCAGGCCAACTACTCTTCCTCTGACAGCAGCTGGTACACCAACCCCAAGGGGAGCACAGTGTCTGCCTTCGATGGAGGCTCCGACTCCAGCTCTGAATCAGAGACAGAGGAGCCGGCCAATAGAAAGAAGCTGCGTGTGGAGCCCATCTAG
- the LOC139530783 gene encoding protein max-like isoform X5, whose translation MSDNEDIDVDSDADKRAHHNALERKRRDHIKDSFSSLRDSVPVLQGEKVSEQSVKQASRAQILDKATDYIQYMRRKNHTHQQDIDDLKKQNAMLEQQVRALEKAKGNTTLQANYSSSDSSWYTNPKGSTVSAFDGGSDSSSESETEEPANRKKLRVEPI comes from the exons GCTGACAAACGAGCACATCACAATGCGCTGGAGCGCAAACGTAGGGACCACATTAAAGACAGCTTCAGCAGTTTACGGGACTCTGTGCCGGTGTTACAAGGGGAGAAGGTTAGTGAA CAATCTGTCAAACAGGCTTCCCGAGCTCAGATCCTAGACAAAGCCACAGACTACATCCAGTACATGAGACGGAAAAACCACACACACCAGCAGGACATTGACGACCTGAAGAAGCAGAATGCAATGCTAGAGCAGCAGG TCCGTGCACTGGAGAAGGCCAAAGGGAACACTACTCTCCAGGCCAACTACTCTTCCTCTGACAGCAGCTGGTACACCAACCCCAAGGGGAGCACAGTGTCTGCCTTCGATGGAGGCTCCGACTCCAGCTCTGAATCAGAGACAGAGGAGCCGGCCAATAGAAAGAAGCTGCGTGTGGAGCCCATCTAG
- the LOC139530783 gene encoding protein max-like isoform X4, whose protein sequence is MSDNEDIDVDSDADKRAHHNALERKRRDHIKDSFSSLRDSVPVLQGEKASRAQILDKATDYIQYMRRKNHTHQQDIDDLKKQNAMLEQQGECGLKAQGQLQVQEVRALEKAKGNTTLQANYSSSDSSWYTNPKGSTVSAFDGGSDSSSESETEEPANRKKLRVEPI, encoded by the exons GCTGACAAACGAGCACATCACAATGCGCTGGAGCGCAAACGTAGGGACCACATTAAAGACAGCTTCAGCAGTTTACGGGACTCTGTGCCGGTGTTACAAGGGGAGAAG GCTTCCCGAGCTCAGATCCTAGACAAAGCCACAGACTACATCCAGTACATGAGACGGAAAAACCACACACACCAGCAGGACATTGACGACCTGAAGAAGCAGAATGCAATGCTAGAGCAGCAGGGTGAGTGTGGGCTCAAGGCCCAGGGACAACTGCAGGTGCAGGAGG TCCGTGCACTGGAGAAGGCCAAAGGGAACACTACTCTCCAGGCCAACTACTCTTCCTCTGACAGCAGCTGGTACACCAACCCCAAGGGGAGCACAGTGTCTGCCTTCGATGGAGGCTCCGACTCCAGCTCTGAATCAGAGACAGAGGAGCCGGCCAATAGAAAGAAGCTGCGTGTGGAGCCCATCTAG
- the LOC139530783 gene encoding protein max-like isoform X3, translating to MSDNEDIDVDSDADKRAHHNALERKRRDHIKDSFSSLRDSVPVLQGEKVSEASRAQILDKATDYIQYMRRKNHTHQQDIDDLKKQNAMLEQQGECGLKAQGQLQVQEVRALEKAKGNTTLQANYSSSDSSWYTNPKGSTVSAFDGGSDSSSESETEEPANRKKLRVEPI from the exons GCTGACAAACGAGCACATCACAATGCGCTGGAGCGCAAACGTAGGGACCACATTAAAGACAGCTTCAGCAGTTTACGGGACTCTGTGCCGGTGTTACAAGGGGAGAAGGTTAGTGAA GCTTCCCGAGCTCAGATCCTAGACAAAGCCACAGACTACATCCAGTACATGAGACGGAAAAACCACACACACCAGCAGGACATTGACGACCTGAAGAAGCAGAATGCAATGCTAGAGCAGCAGGGTGAGTGTGGGCTCAAGGCCCAGGGACAACTGCAGGTGCAGGAGG TCCGTGCACTGGAGAAGGCCAAAGGGAACACTACTCTCCAGGCCAACTACTCTTCCTCTGACAGCAGCTGGTACACCAACCCCAAGGGGAGCACAGTGTCTGCCTTCGATGGAGGCTCCGACTCCAGCTCTGAATCAGAGACAGAGGAGCCGGCCAATAGAAAGAAGCTGCGTGTGGAGCCCATCTAG
- the LOC139530783 gene encoding protein max-like isoform X2 has product MSDNEDIDVDSDADKRAHHNALERKRRDHIKDSFSSLRDSVPVLQGEKQSVKQASRAQILDKATDYIQYMRRKNHTHQQDIDDLKKQNAMLEQQGECGLKAQGQLQVQEVRALEKAKGNTTLQANYSSSDSSWYTNPKGSTVSAFDGGSDSSSESETEEPANRKKLRVEPI; this is encoded by the exons GCTGACAAACGAGCACATCACAATGCGCTGGAGCGCAAACGTAGGGACCACATTAAAGACAGCTTCAGCAGTTTACGGGACTCTGTGCCGGTGTTACAAGGGGAGAAG CAATCTGTCAAACAGGCTTCCCGAGCTCAGATCCTAGACAAAGCCACAGACTACATCCAGTACATGAGACGGAAAAACCACACACACCAGCAGGACATTGACGACCTGAAGAAGCAGAATGCAATGCTAGAGCAGCAGGGTGAGTGTGGGCTCAAGGCCCAGGGACAACTGCAGGTGCAGGAGG TCCGTGCACTGGAGAAGGCCAAAGGGAACACTACTCTCCAGGCCAACTACTCTTCCTCTGACAGCAGCTGGTACACCAACCCCAAGGGGAGCACAGTGTCTGCCTTCGATGGAGGCTCCGACTCCAGCTCTGAATCAGAGACAGAGGAGCCGGCCAATAGAAAGAAGCTGCGTGTGGAGCCCATCTAG
- the LOC139530783 gene encoding protein max-like isoform X1 encodes MSDNEDIDVDSDADKRAHHNALERKRRDHIKDSFSSLRDSVPVLQGEKVSEQSVKQASRAQILDKATDYIQYMRRKNHTHQQDIDDLKKQNAMLEQQGECGLKAQGQLQVQEVRALEKAKGNTTLQANYSSSDSSWYTNPKGSTVSAFDGGSDSSSESETEEPANRKKLRVEPI; translated from the exons GCTGACAAACGAGCACATCACAATGCGCTGGAGCGCAAACGTAGGGACCACATTAAAGACAGCTTCAGCAGTTTACGGGACTCTGTGCCGGTGTTACAAGGGGAGAAGGTTAGTGAA CAATCTGTCAAACAGGCTTCCCGAGCTCAGATCCTAGACAAAGCCACAGACTACATCCAGTACATGAGACGGAAAAACCACACACACCAGCAGGACATTGACGACCTGAAGAAGCAGAATGCAATGCTAGAGCAGCAGGGTGAGTGTGGGCTCAAGGCCCAGGGACAACTGCAGGTGCAGGAGG TCCGTGCACTGGAGAAGGCCAAAGGGAACACTACTCTCCAGGCCAACTACTCTTCCTCTGACAGCAGCTGGTACACCAACCCCAAGGGGAGCACAGTGTCTGCCTTCGATGGAGGCTCCGACTCCAGCTCTGAATCAGAGACAGAGGAGCCGGCCAATAGAAAGAAGCTGCGTGTGGAGCCCATCTAG